CGCGTCCGTCTCTTCGGCGAATCCTCCGACCCGGCTGGAATCGCCGTCGAGATCGTCAGCGCTGACTGTCCCTCGGGAGCGGTCGTCGGATCGGTTCTGGAGACGTTGCAGACGTAGTAGACCGGGTCGGTCGGCCACGTGCACTCCTCGTAGAGCTGCCTGAAATGACCGTCCCACTCGACGGGCATCACGATGTTGTGGTGTTCGAGCTCCGGCAGCTCTCGGTCGATACCGAGGAACGTGATGAACGCCGATGGCCCGTACTCCCGTTTCTCCCAGTACTCAGGTGTGTACTGGCGTTCGTGTCCGGGGAGGAGCTCTAACTCGGTATGGGCGTAATCGGCATCGCTCACCACCGCGTCTGCTCGCCAGATCCTGTCGCCGGCGGCCACGAAAAATCCATCGCGACCTCGGGCTATCTCGGTGACTTCCACATCCGTCTCGATCGCCACACCCAAGTCCGTGGCCAGGTCCGCGACGGCGTTCACGACACCGCCCATCCCACCTTCTGGATAGTACACCCCCTGGGTGAGATCAATGTGACTCATCATGTGGTACAGCCGCGGCGTTTTTCGGGGGGATCCACCGAGAAACACCGCGGTGTACTGCACGATCTGTCGGAGCTTCTGCGAATCGAAGAACTTCCTCGTGTGCCCGTCGAGACTCCCCCACAGCTCCAGCCCAATCGGTCCCGCCTCCAGGACGTCCCGTCCGACCCAGTCGCGGAATCGTGGTCTGTCGGTATACACGAACGTCTCCATCGAAGCTTCGTAGGTCCGTTTTGCGGCGGTGAGATACTCGTTGAGGGCGTCACCAGCCCCCGGCTCGTACGCTTCGAACCGCCGACACAGCACGGTTCGGTCGGTCGTGATGTCGACGCTGTCGCCGTCTTTGAAGTAGACTCGATAACTCGGATCAAGCCGTTTCAGCGAGTAGTAATCCGCCGGTGACCGCCCGAAGTCCTTGAAAAACCGACCGATAACGTCCGGCATCATGTACCAGGTTGGCCCCGAATCGAACTGGAACCCCTCCGCGGAGAACTGTTCACCGAGACCGCCAAGCCGGTCGTTCTTCTCCAAGAGGGTTACGTCCGCACCACCCGAAGCGAGGTAACACGCCGCGGACATCCCACCGAACCCGCCACCGACTACGGTAACAGAACGCTCCTCCATTCACCGTTGTGGTAGCAACAGGCTCGGAAATAGTTTGTTGCTTTCGTCATCCGATAAATGACGTTTCGTAACCCGTGAACAGCTCGTGGGGTGGCCTTCGCTAGTTAGTTCCTCTCTATACATTGATAATCGTGGTCGTCGACCGGGTGCTATGCAGGGACGAAATGGGCTGTCCGTTCACAGCGAGTCCTCTGTTCGGAGCGAGCTGTGATCGAGCCTGAATTCTGGCGACTTCTCGCCACCATTTCCGCGACGATGATCGGACTCGTCTTTCTCGGAACGATCTACTATCTCGAATCGGGATGGAGGGAGTACGATCTCTTCCGGGATCAGATGGAAACTATGACCATCCGGGGAGCGCAGCTCATCATCGCGTACTTTTCGACGGTGCTCGTTCTGTCACTCCTCCAAGAGCCGTTCGTTTCGAGGGGGGTAAGCCACCTCGCGTTCGTCGTACTTGTTATCGGCGTGATCCTCGTCACCCGTTTTACGAACGAGGCGCTCCGTTCGTTCGAAAACGCTTCACCGACTGGGTGGAACTCGTTGCTATTCAAGTCGTCTCGAGTCCTGAACTGGGTCGCGTTCGCCGTCGTATTCCTGCTCCCACCGCTAGTCTTCCGCGATACGGGGACAGCGGGATCCGTTCTTCGTCACCTCACCCTATCGGACATCGGCGTTGCGTGGATCGTGTTATTGGCCCTTCTCTTCGGATACTGGAACCTCGTCCAGTTCCTACTGCTACCGTACGATGTCCGCGAAATGGAACGGGGTGGTGAACAGTGATCCGATCCCACTAGTGAGCGAACGAGGCACTCTATGCCGCTGAAAGAACGATCAAGCTCATTTCCCTCGAACTCGATGGAATCTATGATTCTTCAGCAAGGTGGGGTGAATAGGGATGCTCGTTCCCGAAATAAGAGAACCTACAGCGGGGTTATGCTGAGAGGTAGTGATCTACAAGACGTATGAGAGTCGAGAATACGTGGATCGACGCAGCTATCGGTGCCGTCGTCAGTCCTCCTGTCGTTCACGGTGCTTTCTCCGCTTCTGGGAGGAGGTATCGCCGGCTTCCTCCGAAGCGGAACGCCACGTCGCGGAGCAAGAGCGAGAGCCATCTCGGGAGCGCTCGCCACAGCCTCCCTACGCTTCGTACTGGTTTCCGGTCTGGTATCCGTGACGGTAAGCGGGAGCGGCATGGTTCCTGGGGAAGTGGAACTCGTGATCGTCATCCCGATCATGCTCCCGATACTGGCACTCTGGTTCGTCGAACTGAGCGTCGTGAGTGGATACGTCGGGACGTACCTCCAGACAGAATCCAGCCCTGTGAGCAGGGACAGTCCGGTCCCCCGGTGAGAACGTACGAGGGACGACTACCGATCACATGATCACGAACTGGATTCGGACCCACCGTCTCGGCGCGTTCTTCTTGCTGACGTTCGCTATCTCCTGGAGCGTCAACGGGTTCGTTATTCTCGCCGGCATGGAGATGAGTTGGATCCGATGGATTCTGAGCGGGTTTCTCAGCGCGTCCGGACCTGCCATCGCCGCGGTGATCGTCGTTCACGTCAGCGGTGACGATCTCCGCGGGTGGGCGCGAGGGATCGTCAGATGGCGTGTCCACCCGAAGTGGTACGCAGCAGCGATCGGTATTCCAGCCGCCGTCGGGGTGGGATCTGCCGTACTCGCCGACCTGATGGGCGGCCCGATCGATTTCAGTGCGTTCTCTCCGGCGCTTTTCACGCTGGCGTTCGGGATACTTCTCGGGACGTTCGTCGGCGGAGGACAGGAGGAGATCGGCTGGCGTGGCCTCGCGCAGCCCGAGTTACAACAGCGCTACAGTGCGTTTACCGCGGCGGTTGTTATCGGCCTGGCCTGGGGAGCGTGGCACCTACCTCTGTTCTTCGATCCCTTCGCACCACACGCTCAGTGGCCGGTCGCCTCACAGGTAGCATACTTCGTCGGTATTATCGGGTTCTCAGTGCTGCTGGCCTGGGTCTACAACGGCTCCGGTGGCAGCATCCTGCTCGCGATGATAATGCACGGGAGCATGAACTCGCTTCCGGGGGTGTTAGTCCCGCTCGATGTCGAACTCGTCATCGTCGATGAGATCGTGGACTGGGGAGCACTCCTCACGCTCAATCTCTCCAATACCGTGCTGACCTGGCTCTTTGCACTCGTCGTGATAGCAGCCGTCGGCACTAGCCTTCTTGCCCACCGAACAGATTCCTCGACTACTGCCGAAGCCGAAGGCGAAGCGTTACCGCGATCAGAATAGCTCGGTAGAGTCACGTCGAACCCCGTCGTATGGTCGATCATGACGCGACTGATCGTCGGTGGACTCGGTGTCCTCTCGGCACTATTTCCGTATCGAACGATCGAGCTCTTCGAAACCCTCGCGATCGACAATCCCGACGAGTGTTCGACGAGGCCGTGGCTCGGGACGGGGATCCGAGCGGAGGGTGTCGTAATCACAGTCGCGAGTTTGGTCGGTGGACGGGCGTTTGCTGGTATGATGACCCTCACGGGAGCGTTTGGTGCGCTCGTACTTCTCTTTCCGGACATCTATCGCAGAATCGCAAGCACTCTCGTCTACGAGCACCCCCGTGACGTAGAGTGGAACGAGGGGTTCACACCGGGAGTCCGGGTAATTGGACTGGGTTACGTCTTTCTCGCGGTCAACGAACTCAGAAAACACCGCACTGACGGGTGAAACGTTCCGACGTTCGCTACTCGAGTGGGTTCCGGTGGTGTCGTCGGTCGGGATCCGAAGATGGGTCCTGAGGGACCGAACTCACGAGTCTATCGAGAGTAGTCGAGAGTGATCTACAACGGTCCGGTCACGCTCGTTTCTGGTGAGTGCTCGTGAGGATCGTTTTCAGATGACAGAGAGGCTTACAGCTGTAGTTTCATAAGAGGTACTGTCTTAGGTAGTGAGAATGACGGGGGAAGTGACCGCGGATGGTGCCTTCGGACTGCTGTCCAACGAGATACGGGTCGGTATCTTACGGGCCGTCGCCAGCGCACAGAACGAGAAAATACGTGCCGGGATCGACGAGGGGCGAACGGGTACCCTGGTCGCAGAGATGCCGTTTTCGGACATATACGAACGCGTCGAGGTCGATAACACCTCCAAATTCTCGTATCACCTCGGCGAACTCACTGGGACGTTTCTCCGGAAAGGTGAAAACGGGTACTCGTTTACACACGCCGGCGAGCAGATAATCCGGTTCATCGTTGCAGAGAATTACCTCCAGCCATTGGATTTCGGGCCGCTTGAGACGAACGGATGCTGCCTGTACTGCGGGGAGTCCGCTCTCGAAGCGATGTTGCACGATCAGTTCTTCATGATTCAGTGCTCTGACTGTGAACGTCCCGTAACGGGATATATGATCACACCAGCTCAGACACGCTGTCGTACCGGAACTGACCTTCTCGAATCACTCAAGTACAAACAGGCTACGGACTGTATGTTAGTACAACAGGGTGTTTGTCCGGCGTGTGCTGGGCGGGTCGACACTGAGGTAGCGATAGTAGAGGAGACAGGAATCTCGGCTTTAGACGGTAGTTTCGTCACGATTGATGAGTGTCAGCAGTGTTTACGTATTTATAGCGGCCTTTTGACGTACGCCGTCGCCTACCATCCGTCGTCGGTCGCGTTTCACTGGGACCACGGTATCGACCTCATGCAGACGGGGCTCTGGGAGTTCCATCATCACGTTCGCGAGGGACGGTGGACGTCAGAGCGAACCGAGACAGATTCCACAGAATATCGGGTGATACTGCGACAGGGCTCCGCCGCACTTCGAGTCTCCCTTGACGAGACTGGAGAGGTGGTTCGAACCGAGCGCGTCCGCCGGCGGACCATCGACTGACCCACGATATCCGAAATCACTAACAAAAAGACCGTTGAGAGAATCGTACCCAAATCCACTTCAACCAGATACGTCGAGTGGTCAACTCGTATATCGGGCCTGAGTGACTCAAACGTAGTTTTGCAAGGGCCCTGGTAGTATGTCAAATTCTAAATAATACTTATAGAGAGGTACCAACGACTCTGGGAGTACGGAAAGCGGTGATCCGAACCCATGAGCTCGAAAGAAGCAACTGACACGGCAGCGAATATACAGCAGACGTCCACTATTGGCACTCGAGAGAAAGGCCCCGAAGTGACCACGTCGATGTCGAGCGAAGACATTCAAGAATCCTATTCACGGTATGCAAAGTGGAGCGACCGATTCGATCGGCTCAATCGGCTGCTGACTGGCCGATATCGTCGCCGACGATTCTCCAACGCGAAGGGCCGCGTGCTCGATGTCGCCTGCGGCACCGGGACGAACTTCAGGTATCTGCCCGAGTCGGTCGAACTCGTTGGCATCGACATTAGCGAGGAGATGGTAGGCTACGCGAGACAGGAACTGGACAGACTCGACAGAGAGGGGGCGCTCTTTCACATGGATGCCCAGTCACTCGAGTTCGAATCCGACAGCTTCGACACCGTGATTTCGTCGCTCTCGACCTGTACGTTTCCGGACCCGATAACCGCCCTCCAGGAGATGGAACGGGTCTGTAGCCCGACGGGTCGAATCTTACTCGTCGAACACGGTCGGAGCGACGTCGGCCTGATCGCACGGTATCAGGAGTGACGGGCCGATGCCCACTACGAGAAAGCCGGCTGTCGGATAACTCAGGAACCGCTGGAGGTCGTCCAGCGAGCAGGTCTATCCATCGACGCAGCCGAGACGGGACAGTTCGGCAGAATCACGTCCATCGTGGCCAGTCCGGAGTGAGAAACGATGCGCACTCCTCTCGCTACGGCTGTGCGGTCGGTCGTCTGGGGACGAAGCCGGGACCGTATCCGTGCTGTGTGGCGGATAGTGGTCCCACTCCTGTCGGGTCTACTGACGTTCGTGGCTTCGTTTGTAATCGTCGACGCCGCGGGTGCGCCGATGGGAACGGTTCTGGTGGTCGCTTGGATAGCGACCGCACTCGTCGTTTTCGTCGTTGTTCGCGCTACTGCCCGACATCTCGATCAGCGTCCATTCGTGAAGTATGGATTTCGGATATCTCGCGAATGGTGGGCCGATCTTATAGCGGGTATCGTACTTGGGAGCCTCACCATCGTGATGACGTTCCTCGTATCGTACCGGTTCGGATGGTTGATTCTCCCCGAAGGAGGGTTGATGATTGGCTCCGTATCTCCCGTGTGGCTCTCTGCGTTTTTTATTGGATTCATCGCTGTAGCGTTCTGGGAGGAGCTCGTCTTCCGTGGCGTCTTTATGATAAACGGGATCGAGGGTCTCACCGAACGAGGTCACTCTCGAGTGCCCGCTGCCCTGTTCGCACTGATCGGCAGTTCTGTCGTTTTCGCTCTTATCAACGTTCCCGGAGCGGTTTCGGAAGGTCACTCTGCGTGGTTTACCGCTCTCTGGACCTTATCGGCCGGATTGTTGTGGGGAGTTGCGTACTTGCTGACCGGCGAGTTGGCATTGCCGATAGGGTTGCATCTCGGGTTCAACTACGTTTCGAGCAACGTCTTTGGTATTAATGGTGTGGCGGAACTAGAGGGCGTTCCTACGGTCTTTGTCGTAGAGAGTACCACAACCGGGCTCACAGCACCGATGAGTGGGATCCCGATCATCGTCTCGAACGTCTTCGGTATCGTGCTCGTGATTTGTTGGTGCTACTGGCGAGGTGGGAGTCTTACATTTTCTCTGGGTACTCTACAGCCTCGAACGGATTCTCAGCCAGCTCTCTGAGTTACGTCTGTATCAGTCTGCCCTGCTGGCAAACCACCGACCGAGAACAGCTATCCCGAGTAGATGCACAACGAGCCCACCGAGGAGAAACAACGTCCAAAATGGATCGCCAGTGATACCAGCCACGACAGCCTTCACCGGCCAGTAGGTTGGCGGGATTGCAGCAGCAAATTGGAGCGGTTCTGATACCAACGCTACCACCACAGCAGGTCCGAGCACAATTAGATTCACCAGCTTGCTGAGTGTAATCCCCTCGTTTCTGTGTCGGGACCCGGACCGGGGAGCCACCGCCTCCAGGCAGGTGACGAAACTGAGGGGTTCCTCCGAGCAGACTGGTCGTGCCATCCGGGAAAGAATACTTCAGGTACGATGGTGGAAGTATGGACGGTGTAGGGTTCACTTTCTTCGAAACCCGGTGGAATAATACGACGAAGTTCGTTGGGCAGGTGGTCTCCGTGGCTACCGAAGGCCAGCACGAGCGGTGGTCTCTCACCACACGTCCAGGAGTCGATCACGGGACGGCCGCCCGAGACGGACCGGTGAATCTCTATATACCTCGTTTGTATCAGGTTGTGTGTCGGTCATGGAACGGCTCACCCCATTGCCTGTGTTGCACGGTCACATGGATTCACCCAGCGATGAATTTGCACGGTCTGACACGGAGCAACAGGCTACGGCTCGGTCAGCAGTGGGAACACTCGCGTTCTGGTGCTCATACCGTTTTTAAGTGACTACCGGTCCCGTCGGTACGCCTTCGCGAGATAGCGTGTGATAGTACGACGTTTCGAAATTCGGAGTTCGGGTCGAGACCGAGGTATCGGGGCGTGGGTCATTCACTACCGTCGGTGGGTGCTATCGGTTCGAGGTCGTGGCGCTCGGTCCAGACACCGAGATACCAGAAGACCGGCGCCAGGTCCCTCGCTTTCTCCGTCGCGTCGTACTCGACGCGAGGTGGAATCTCGTTGTACGCCGTCCGGGTCAGTAATCCGACGTCGGTCAGTTCCTCGAGTCGGTTCGAAAGCGTGTTCGGCGCGATGTCGACGACCGCTTCGATCTCTCCGAACCGAAACGGCCCCTCGCCGGTCGCGAACTGGTGGAGGATCACGATGGTGTGTTTCTTCCCGAGCAGGTTCAGCAGCCTCGACATCGTCCGATTGTCCTTCTCCGCTCGTTCCGAGCCGGGCGGTCTCGGCGTCTCGTTCGAGAGAATCGTCTCGATGAACTCCTCGGCGTGCGATGGCTCGACCATACCGACTCTTCTCTCTGAAGTCGTATAGCTTGTTCCTTCGAACTCCCTAAGTAGCCTAGGGAGAGCTGAGTTGCTTCATAACTCCTAACTTAATAGTATATCACTTCAGGTGCTGTAGCACTGGATATGGCATTCAGACACGCCACGATCAACACCGAGAAACCCAACGCAGTCCGAGCGTCTCGACTCGTCAAGTACGGCCTGCTCGCGCTCGTCGGCGCGAGCGGAGTGAATCTCCTCGTCCTCACCCTCGGATTAACACTACTCGAGTACCCCTCCGAATTCGTCGGAGGCACATTCGGACCGCTCGCCGCCGGGCCGGTGATCATCAATTCAGCCGTAGCTGCAATCGGAGCGACCGTCGTCTACGGACTCATCACCCGATACGCGGTCCGTCCGAATCGCACGTTCGTGATCATCGCAGGGGTCGTGCTTGTGTTGTCGTTCGCGATGTTCCTCGCACCCGATATCGCCGGTGCGCCTCTAAATGTCTTCGTCACGCTCGGATTAATGCACGTCACCGCCGCAGTGGTCATCGTCGGAGTGCTACTCCGGGCCCACCATCAGAGCCAGTATCTCAGTAGCCGGTAGAGTAGCCTGACAGATGGAAGTACCAACTCTGAGGATCATCACTCTGTAAGAACGTCTCGGTTCGCGACCCTCCCGATATATCAGTGAGAGGAGCGTGAGACACCCATGGTCGACTGTTTACTCAACCACGTTGCCATCGACGTGGACGACCTCGAAGAAGCCGTAGCGTTTTACACCGATCTCTTCGAGATGGAACGAGTGCCGACGCCTGATTTCGGTACTCCCTATGCGTGGCTCGAGTTCGGCGGTCAACAGCTCCACCTCATCGAACGAGGGGGAGGGGACCAGAGACCGAAGCACCAGCACTTCGCGTTGATCGTCGACGATTTCGAGACGGTGTGGAACCGCGCCGAAGACCGAGGTGCCATCGATGAAGACACTGGCTACGTACGGGCACTCCCGAACGGCGTCGTACAGTGTTATATTCGGGACCCGAGTGGGAATCGCGTCGAGTTCATGTGGCCCGATGTCGAAA
This region of Halalkalicoccus sp. CGA53 genomic DNA includes:
- a CDS encoding phytoene desaturase family protein — translated: MEERSVTVVGGGFGGMSAACYLASGGADVTLLEKNDRLGGLGEQFSAEGFQFDSGPTWYMMPDVIGRFFKDFGRSPADYYSLKRLDPSYRVYFKDGDSVDITTDRTVLCRRFEAYEPGAGDALNEYLTAAKRTYEASMETFVYTDRPRFRDWVGRDVLEAGPIGLELWGSLDGHTRKFFDSQKLRQIVQYTAVFLGGSPRKTPRLYHMMSHIDLTQGVYYPEGGMGGVVNAVADLATDLGVAIETDVEVTEIARGRDGFFVAAGDRIWRADAVVSDADYAHTELELLPGHERQYTPEYWEKREYGPSAFITFLGIDRELPELEHHNIVMPVEWDGHFRQLYEECTWPTDPVYYVCNVSRTDPTTAPEGQSALTISTAIPAGSEDSPKRRTRYWERILTDLATSTGVDVTEDIVYEHTRTVSDFASRFNARHGSLGLAQSLRQTGPVRPGHRSKAVDGLYYAGSATNPGVGVPICLISGKHAAACVQEDFN
- a CDS encoding DUF5518 domain-containing protein, producing MLSPLLGGGIAGFLRSGTPRRGARARAISGALATASLRFVLVSGLVSVTVSGSGMVPGEVELVIVIPIMLPILALWFVELSVVSGYVGTYLQTESSPVSRDSPVPR
- a CDS encoding CPBP family intramembrane glutamic endopeptidase, with the protein product MITNWIRTHRLGAFFLLTFAISWSVNGFVILAGMEMSWIRWILSGFLSASGPAIAAVIVVHVSGDDLRGWARGIVRWRVHPKWYAAAIGIPAAVGVGSAVLADLMGGPIDFSAFSPALFTLAFGILLGTFVGGGQEEIGWRGLAQPELQQRYSAFTAAVVIGLAWGAWHLPLFFDPFAPHAQWPVASQVAYFVGIIGFSVLLAWVYNGSGGSILLAMIMHGSMNSLPGVLVPLDVELVIVDEIVDWGALLTLNLSNTVLTWLFALVVIAAVGTSLLAHRTDSSTTAEAEGEALPRSE
- a CDS encoding DUF7351 domain-containing protein codes for the protein MTGEVTADGAFGLLSNEIRVGILRAVASAQNEKIRAGIDEGRTGTLVAEMPFSDIYERVEVDNTSKFSYHLGELTGTFLRKGENGYSFTHAGEQIIRFIVAENYLQPLDFGPLETNGCCLYCGESALEAMLHDQFFMIQCSDCERPVTGYMITPAQTRCRTGTDLLESLKYKQATDCMLVQQGVCPACAGRVDTEVAIVEETGISALDGSFVTIDECQQCLRIYSGLLTYAVAYHPSSVAFHWDHGIDLMQTGLWEFHHHVREGRWTSERTETDSTEYRVILRQGSAALRVSLDETGEVVRTERVRRRTID
- a CDS encoding class I SAM-dependent methyltransferase, with protein sequence MSSEDIQESYSRYAKWSDRFDRLNRLLTGRYRRRRFSNAKGRVLDVACGTGTNFRYLPESVELVGIDISEEMVGYARQELDRLDREGALFHMDAQSLEFESDSFDTVISSLSTCTFPDPITALQEMERVCSPTGRILLVEHGRSDVGLIARYQE
- a CDS encoding CPBP family glutamic-type intramembrane protease; protein product: MGTVLVVAWIATALVVFVVVRATARHLDQRPFVKYGFRISREWWADLIAGIVLGSLTIVMTFLVSYRFGWLILPEGGLMIGSVSPVWLSAFFIGFIAVAFWEELVFRGVFMINGIEGLTERGHSRVPAALFALIGSSVVFALINVPGAVSEGHSAWFTALWTLSAGLLWGVAYLLTGELALPIGLHLGFNYVSSNVFGINGVAELEGVPTVFVVESTTTGLTAPMSGIPIIVSNVFGIVLVICWCYWRGGSLTFSLGTLQPRTDSQPAL
- a CDS encoding winged helix-turn-helix transcriptional regulator; translation: MVEPSHAEEFIETILSNETPRPPGSERAEKDNRTMSRLLNLLGKKHTIVILHQFATGEGPFRFGEIEAVVDIAPNTLSNRLEELTDVGLLTRTAYNEIPPRVEYDATEKARDLAPVFWYLGVWTERHDLEPIAPTDGSE
- a CDS encoding DUF6069 family protein, with the translated sequence MAFRHATINTEKPNAVRASRLVKYGLLALVGASGVNLLVLTLGLTLLEYPSEFVGGTFGPLAAGPVIINSAVAAIGATVVYGLITRYAVRPNRTFVIIAGVVLVLSFAMFLAPDIAGAPLNVFVTLGLMHVTAAVVIVGVLLRAHHQSQYLSSR
- a CDS encoding VOC family protein — translated: MVDCLLNHVAIDVDDLEEAVAFYTDLFEMERVPTPDFGTPYAWLEFGGQQLHLIERGGGDQRPKHQHFALIVDDFETVWNRAEDRGAIDEDTGYVRALPNGVVQCYIRDPSGNRVEFMWPDVETLPDTIATHVDHVEAEAPTEEPAGATIAPNVTVYED